Part of the Aquimarina sp. TRL1 genome, AATTAGTGCTTTTGGTCTGTATAGATACTTATAAACTGTAAAATACTGTAAATAGTATATGGGGTAAAATAGAGAAAAAAACTAAAGTCTCTGATGTTTCTTCTTGGCGTAATTTTTTTTGAAATTCCGTTGTTCTCTGTGATAAAGTTTTTTTCGATTTCTTTTGGTGTTCCAAAGCACAATACCAAATAATATAGCGATTCCAATAATTGCCAGTACAAGTTGTGTCTCTTCGGATAAAGATGCTAGCATGTTTCTTTTAGTTTGAAGTAAAAATACTAAAATAGAATGAAATATATTATGGAGGTAGAGAATGGATAATTAAGCTTCTTTTTTACCAGGGAATAGTTCCAAAAACGTTAAATTTGCAGTGCTATGGAATTTTCTTCAAAACTGTTACAAAATGCCGTAAATGAAATGTCTCAATTACCTGGAATAGGGAAGAGAACTGCATTGCGATTGGTGTTGCATTTATTAAGACAACCGCCTACCCAAACAGAGTATTTGGTAAATGCCTTACGGGAATTACGAACAGAAATAAAGTTTTGTAAAAAATGTCATAGTATAAGTGATATAGAAATATGTGAGATATGCAGTAATCCTAATAGAAAAAATACTGTTATCTGTGTTGTCGAAGATATCAGAGATGTAATGGCTATTGAAGCAACAAGTCAATACAGAGGGCTGTATCATGTATTGGGAGGTAAAATAAGCCCGCTAGATGGAATAGGGCCTCAGGATTTAACGATTCAATCTTTATTGGATAAAGTGAAGTCTGGGGATGTTCAGGAGTTGATTTTTGCTTTGAGTGCTACGATGGAAGGAGATACAACCAATTTCTATATCTATAAGCAACTAGAAGGAACAGCGGTCAAAATATCAACAATAGCAAGAGGAATAGGAGTTAATGATGAATTAGAATATGCAGATGAAGTAACGCTGGGAAGAAGTATAATTAATAGAGTGCCGTTCGAAAATGCATTAAAAAATTCGTAAATTATAAAATAATATCTTCTGAAATTATCAATAGTTATAGTAAGCTTTAATGTTGAGTATTTCTTGCAGTTATGCCTGTTAAGTATTAAAGAAGCTATACGCGGTCTGGAAGCGGAGATTATTGTGGTAGATAATAACTCTCAGGATGGTACTGTCACTATGATTCGGCGATTGTTTCCAGAGGTTGTTTTGTTGATTAATACAGAAAATGTAGGGTTTGCACAAGCTAATAACCAGGGAGTAGCAGTGTCAAAAGGAGAGCAGATATGTTTTGTGAATCCGGATATAATGGTTCCCGGTGATATTTTTAAGAAATTATCTGAATTGGAAGAACGTTTGCCTGATGTAGGAGGAATAGGCCCTAGATTGATTGATGGAAGAGGGCTTTTTTTGCAAGAGAGTAAACGAAATATTCCAGCTCCTTTGATTGCTTTTCAGCGATTGTTTGGAATTCGGTCAGGAATCATAAAAAAATATTATGCGAGTCATATTTCTGAAAAATCATTAGGAGCTGTAGAGGTATTAACAGGTGCTTTTTTGTGGATAAAAAAAACTGTTTTTCAGGAGATAGGAGGTTTTGATACAGCATATTTTATTTATGGAGAGGATATTGACTTAGCATATAGATTAAAAAAAGCAGGGTATCAAAATTATTATTGTGGAAAAGTAACTGCGGTTCATTTTAAAGGAGAGAGTACGAAACTGACCAGTTTTTATAAAAAACAGTTTTATACTGCAATGACTATTTTTTATAAAAAACATTTTAAGACCAATTGGTTGTTAGATCGGATTGTTTGGGTTGGGGTGTCTTTTGTGTCTTCTGTTCAATTTTTGTTTGATAAGAAAAAAGATCTCCCCAAAAATAAAGAGCTTATGCTGGTGTCTCAAAACCAGAAGTTGGTCATAAAAATAGAAAAAGCAGTAAAAAAAGAAGTAGCGTTAGCAACATTGAATCAATTACCTGATTTGGGAACTAATAATATCGAAGTTATCTTTGACGGTGATTTTGTAAGATATGATGAGATGATTTCTGCAATGCAATCGAATAATACACATACAATTACCTTTAGAATTCGTCCTCGGAATGAATGCTTTTTTTTAGGAAGTGATTGTAGTAGTAATCACGGCGAAGTTGTTTTGCTGGGATAAAATAATAGATAAAAAACAAAATAAAAGGAGAATTTTAATTAAATTCGCAAAAATAATAACCAATAAATACTTTTGATTAAGAATATGGCAAAATTTGAGCTGAAACTTCCGAAAATGGGTGAGAGTGTTGCAGAGGCAACGGTAACTACTTGGTTAAAAGAAGTAGGAGATACTATTGAAATGGATGAGGCAGTGGTAGAAATCGCTACAGATAAAGTGGATAGCGAAGTACCAAGTGAGGTAGAAGGTGTGTTGGTTGAGAAACTGTTTGATGTAGATGATGTAGTAAAAGTAGGAGAAACAATTGCTATTATTGAAATAGATGGAGAGGGTGTTGTAGCGGAAACTCCTGCCGCAAGCAAAGAAGTAGTAAGTGAGCAACCAGAAGAAGCAGTAGTACTGGAAGCAGGAATAGAAGAAGTTGCATCTTCAAAGCAAATAGATTTTAGTAGCTCTAATAAGTTTTATTCTCCGTTAGTTAAGAACATAGCAGCAACGGAAGGAGTGTCTATAGAAGAGTTAGAAAGTATTCATGGTACCGGAAAGGATAATAGAGTCACAAAAGACGATATTCTTTCGTATATAGAAAAAAGGAAAGCAGGAGTAGTAGCTAAAGAAGTACCTGTTGCTAATGTAGAAAAAGAAGCAGTTGTTAAACCAGCAAATGCCGTAGCGGTAAAAACAAAAACTCCTGATCCGGTGATTCCTGTGTCTGGAGAGGATGAAATTATCGAGATGTCCAGAATGGGGAAACTAATTGCGCATCATATGATTGATTCTGTGCAAACTTCTGCTCATGTTCAGTCATTTATTGAAGCGGATGTTACCAATATCTGGAACTGGAGAAAGAAAGTGAAAAACGAATTCCAAAAAAGAGAAGGAGAGAATATAACATTTACTCCTATTTTTATGGAAGCAATAGCAAAGGCATTAAAAGATTTTCCAATGATGAACATCTCTGTTTCTGGAGATAAAATCATCAAAAAGAAAAATATAAATCTTGGAATGGCTGCAGCATTACCTGATGGTAATTTGATCGTTCCTGTTATTAAAAATGCAGACAGGTTGAATTTAGTAGGGATGACCAAAGCTGTAAATGATCTAGCTGGTAGGGCAAGAAATAATCAATTGAAACCAGATGATATTCAGGATGGAACATATACAGTGACTAATGTAGGGACTTTTGGTAGTATTATGGGAACTCCGATTATTAATCAACCACAGGTAGGGATTTTGGCATTGGGAGCTATTAGAAAAGTACCAGCGGTTATAGAAACACCAGAAGGAGATTTTATAGGAATACGCTATAAAATGTTCTTGTCACATTCTTATGATCATCGTGTGGTAAATGGAGCTTTAGGAGGACAATTTGTTCTAAGAGTAAAAGAATACTTAGAAGATTGGGATGTGAACAGAGAGTTCTAATCATCGAATCTAAAATATAAAGGAATCAGGATAGTTACGTAACTATCCTGATTTTTTTTGAATTAAAATGTCTGGAATGTAGAAGTTTTTTATCCCCGAAACAGGAAAAAACGATCTTTCATGTGCTCTATTTCTGTGTTTTTTTCTTTAATAATGTAGTTGATCGCCTCTTTGGTAAATTTCTTTCCTTTAGGGGTAAGAGAGATGATATCATCAGAAATATGAATCATATTATTCTTTAGGGCGAGGTCTAGTACAGATTTAGAAGTAACTTTTTGCCAGTTGATATGCTCGTTCAGGTGGTCGATATGACATTCTTTAGGGTCATCGCTATGATTTCTGATATGCAATAAAAAAGTGAGGAGGGATACTTCGATACGTTGCTGTTTCTGACGGTAAAGTACAGTAAAAAGCCCTTTGTCAGGAGCAAAAAGATAAGCAGCTAAAAAGATGACTCCCAAAACGGTTGTCATAGCCCCAGAAATGGATGTGTCTAGCAAATGTGCGATCCAGTAACCAGATAAGGCGGCGGATATGCCAAATATACATGCCAGACCAATCATTTTTTTTAGGTCATTTGTTAATAGATAGGCGGTGGCTGCAGGAGCAATCATAAGGGCAATTACTAAAATGGCTCCAACAGCATCAAATGCTCCGACAGTGGTAACAGATGAGATCGTCATTAATCCATAGTGAATAAGGACAGGAGAGAATCCTAAAGAAGCAGCGAGTCCTTTGTCAAAGGTGCTTATTTTTAATTCTTTGAAAAAAGTGAAAAGCAGTATGATGGTAACTAACAATATAATTCCGATGGTCCATAAAGATTTAGGACCAAGATCAGTATCGTTGATAAGTATCCTGTCAAAAGGGGCAAATGCTAATTCTCCTAGTAAAACAGCGTCGATATCCAGGTGTACATCATTGGCATTTTGAGCGATGAGGATCACTCCTATGCTGAAAAGTGCAGGGAAGACTAAGCCAATGGCGGTATCCTCCTTAACGAGCCCTGTTTTTTGAATAAATTCTACAAGAACGACTGTTAGAACTCCGGTAGCCGCTGCGAGAATGATGAGAAGAGGAGATGATAAATCATGAGTGATAAAAAAACCGAGGACTATACCGGGAAGGATAGAATGGCTAATCGCATCAGTAATTAATGCCATTTTTCTGAGAACTAAAAAAGTTCCCGGAATAGCACAGGCAATAGCAACCAGACAAGCGATTAATTGTATTTCTATTTGGATATTACTCATTTTCCGGATCAGTTGTTAGTTGATTGTATAAGTTAGCAGCTGTTTCATATCCCAAAGTGGTTAATGACCACATATTTCCTGAGATGGTAATAAAATTTTTGTCTTCCAGTTTTTTTAAAGACTTTTTGGTGAATCCCTGAAAGTTGTTTAGGATTTTTATAGCATGAGGGTGAGATTTGTTTTCATGAGTACTGGCAATATTGTACATAAATGACAGTGTTTTGTGTAGTTGTAGGTCATGTCTGTTTTTTCTAAATCTGATTTCTCGAAAAAGTAACCCTCTTCCTGGGGAGAAAATAAAGGAGACCAGAACAAAAATGGCTGCAATTAAAACAATGACAGGTCCTGTCGATAAGTTGTTGCTCGAAGCACTGATAGCAGTTCCGATAACCCCGGAAGAAGCACCAAAGACAGCTGCGATAATGATCATGGTGGCTAAGTTATTTGTCCATTGTCGGGCAGCAGCAGCAGGAGCAAGAAGCATGGCGCTCATCAGGACTACTCCAACAGTCTGTAGCCCCAGTACGATTGCAATAACAATAAAGGTTGTTATTAAGATATCCAGAAAACGGGTGTTGAATCCAAGTGTTTTCGTATAATCTTCATCAAATAATAACAGTTTTAGTTCTTTCCAGAAAATTAGCAGGATAAACAAGCATATTCCTGTGATTATTGCCATGAGCCAAACATCACTCTCTAACAAGGTTGCAGCCTGACCAAATAAATAATTTTCTAAGCCTGCCTGATTGGCGTTAGGGAGTTTTTGGATATAGGTGAGCAAAAGCATCCCCAAACCAAAAAACAAGGATAGGATTAACCCAAGCGCAGTGTCAGATTTTAGATGTGTTTTTTTTATAATTCCGCGTATCCAGAACGAACCGATAAGACCACTTACTAATGCGCCTATCAATAAAATAGCATTGTTTTTTGTACCTATAATAAGAAAAGCAATTGCGATTCCGGGTAATGAAGCGTGTGAAATAGCGTCTCCTAAAAGACTTTGTTTTCTCAATACAGCAAAACTACCAAGCATTCCACAAATAGCTCCGAGAATCGCAGTTCCCAAAGTAATTGTTCTCAAGGTGTAATCAGTTACAAGTAATTCTATGTATTCTGTAATGTTCATGCTGTGGTTGTTTTTATCCTAGAATACTTACTTTGTAATTGATTCCATATGTTTTGGTTAGGTTGTCATCATTAAAAATATCTTTGACAGGACCAGTAGCTATTTTTTTTACATTAAGAAATGTAACCCAATCAAAATATTCAGGAACAGTTTGTAAATCATGATGGACAACGATCACTGTTTTTCCTGATTTTCTGAGTTCTTTGAGAATGTTGATAATTGCTTTTTCGGTAGTAGCATCTACTCCTTGAAAAGGCTCATCCATAAAATAGATTGCTGCATTTTGAACCAGCGCTCTTGCTAAAAAGATACGCTGTTGC contains:
- the recR gene encoding recombination mediator RecR, yielding MEFSSKLLQNAVNEMSQLPGIGKRTALRLVLHLLRQPPTQTEYLVNALRELRTEIKFCKKCHSISDIEICEICSNPNRKNTVICVVEDIRDVMAIEATSQYRGLYHVLGGKISPLDGIGPQDLTIQSLLDKVKSGDVQELIFALSATMEGDTTNFYIYKQLEGTAVKISTIARGIGVNDELEYADEVTLGRSIINRVPFENALKNS
- a CDS encoding glycosyltransferase family 2 protein, with translation MVSFNVEYFLQLCLLSIKEAIRGLEAEIIVVDNNSQDGTVTMIRRLFPEVVLLINTENVGFAQANNQGVAVSKGEQICFVNPDIMVPGDIFKKLSELEERLPDVGGIGPRLIDGRGLFLQESKRNIPAPLIAFQRLFGIRSGIIKKYYASHISEKSLGAVEVLTGAFLWIKKTVFQEIGGFDTAYFIYGEDIDLAYRLKKAGYQNYYCGKVTAVHFKGESTKLTSFYKKQFYTAMTIFYKKHFKTNWLLDRIVWVGVSFVSSVQFLFDKKKDLPKNKELMLVSQNQKLVIKIEKAVKKEVALATLNQLPDLGTNNIEVIFDGDFVRYDEMISAMQSNNTHTITFRIRPRNECFFLGSDCSSNHGEVVLLG
- a CDS encoding dihydrolipoamide acetyltransferase family protein; protein product: MAKFELKLPKMGESVAEATVTTWLKEVGDTIEMDEAVVEIATDKVDSEVPSEVEGVLVEKLFDVDDVVKVGETIAIIEIDGEGVVAETPAASKEVVSEQPEEAVVLEAGIEEVASSKQIDFSSSNKFYSPLVKNIAATEGVSIEELESIHGTGKDNRVTKDDILSYIEKRKAGVVAKEVPVANVEKEAVVKPANAVAVKTKTPDPVIPVSGEDEIIEMSRMGKLIAHHMIDSVQTSAHVQSFIEADVTNIWNWRKKVKNEFQKREGENITFTPIFMEAIAKALKDFPMMNISVSGDKIIKKKNINLGMAAALPDGNLIVPVIKNADRLNLVGMTKAVNDLAGRARNNQLKPDDIQDGTYTVTNVGTFGSIMGTPIINQPQVGILALGAIRKVPAVIETPEGDFIGIRYKMFLSHSYDHRVVNGALGGQFVLRVKEYLEDWDVNREF
- a CDS encoding metal ABC transporter permease, encoding MSNIQIEIQLIACLVAIACAIPGTFLVLRKMALITDAISHSILPGIVLGFFITHDLSSPLLIILAAATGVLTVVLVEFIQKTGLVKEDTAIGLVFPALFSIGVILIAQNANDVHLDIDAVLLGELAFAPFDRILINDTDLGPKSLWTIGIILLVTIILLFTFFKELKISTFDKGLAASLGFSPVLIHYGLMTISSVTTVGAFDAVGAILVIALMIAPAATAYLLTNDLKKMIGLACIFGISAALSGYWIAHLLDTSISGAMTTVLGVIFLAAYLFAPDKGLFTVLYRQKQQRIEVSLLTFLLHIRNHSDDPKECHIDHLNEHINWQKVTSKSVLDLALKNNMIHISDDIISLTPKGKKFTKEAINYIIKEKNTEIEHMKDRFFLFRG
- a CDS encoding metal ABC transporter permease yields the protein MNITEYIELLVTDYTLRTITLGTAILGAICGMLGSFAVLRKQSLLGDAISHASLPGIAIAFLIIGTKNNAILLIGALVSGLIGSFWIRGIIKKTHLKSDTALGLILSLFFGLGMLLLTYIQKLPNANQAGLENYLFGQAATLLESDVWLMAIITGICLFILLIFWKELKLLLFDEDYTKTLGFNTRFLDILITTFIVIAIVLGLQTVGVVLMSAMLLAPAAAARQWTNNLATMIIIAAVFGASSGVIGTAISASSNNLSTGPVIVLIAAIFVLVSFIFSPGRGLLFREIRFRKNRHDLQLHKTLSFMYNIASTHENKSHPHAIKILNNFQGFTKKSLKKLEDKNFITISGNMWSLTTLGYETAANLYNQLTTDPENE